One window from the genome of Fulvivirga lutea encodes:
- a CDS encoding ABC transporter permease gives MIKNYLKLTFRSLWKKKTFVTINVLGLAISIACCIVAYLNYDYDASFDVEHTNKENIYRLNSLRNFQGRITKHGIIPRPLGALAAENVSDFDKVANYINPNEKFRIEDELFNTNIVFTEPSFFEIFTFERAQGQLDITENANIVISDELAQKYFGDEDPLGKVVTQVLDSGVRDYKVAGIFKKKPQNSSFGGVEAFASFENYYLTDPERKKDDWTRWTTTFALLTDNSRIPAIENQLNEYISLQNEAREDFQITNFYLDPLVGMASRASSDDVSGWTWQAMHPMAVIAPAIMAGLLLLLACFNFTNTSIAMAGSRLKEIGLRKVMGGIRLQLIRQFMLESLVLCFISLILGVIIAELLVPAYAQLWEFDLQLVYSENLGLFGFLGGMLVLTGLLAGSYPAFYISKFEPVTILKGTQKFGGTSPFTKVLLTGQLIIALLAIIASISFIQNAKYQKEFDMGYKGDGIIHVAFDNYDEYEVYKNAAVNDGRIISTTGSQDQLFEAYRNDPIRFEDHQEEVDILKVDENYLETMNIRLAEGRNFVKDSETDIKESILVTKELVKRFKWDNPIGKRLVWADTVQLFVVGVIDDVYTRSLWNPLEPMILRMSAKEDYRFLTVNTRPSEVVEVNEYLEAKWKEIFPDRLYTGEYINLEVTSANNVNKNIVTMFTFLGLVATILSVSGLFTLVSLHILKKLKEVAVRKVLGASVSSVVLKLNKQFFIIMLIAIVISSTISYFMIGGLMSSIWAYHVELGAFVFLTSGLVFLLISTLTVGTKVYSAAASNPVNSLRNE, from the coding sequence ATGATTAAGAATTACCTCAAACTCACCTTCCGGAGTCTTTGGAAAAAAAAGACATTCGTAACTATTAATGTACTTGGTTTAGCCATCTCAATAGCGTGCTGCATTGTCGCATATCTCAATTATGACTATGATGCGAGCTTTGATGTAGAGCACACTAACAAAGAGAATATTTACAGGCTCAATAGTCTTAGGAATTTTCAAGGTAGAATTACCAAACACGGCATCATTCCTAGACCCCTCGGTGCCTTGGCTGCAGAAAATGTTTCTGATTTTGATAAAGTAGCCAATTATATCAATCCTAATGAGAAGTTTAGAATAGAAGATGAGCTATTTAACACCAATATAGTTTTTACTGAACCTTCATTTTTTGAAATATTTACTTTTGAGCGAGCTCAGGGTCAATTGGATATCACTGAAAATGCCAATATTGTCATCAGTGATGAGTTAGCTCAAAAGTATTTTGGAGATGAAGATCCTCTAGGCAAAGTAGTTACGCAAGTTTTAGATAGTGGTGTTCGTGACTATAAAGTAGCAGGTATCTTTAAAAAGAAGCCGCAAAACTCAAGTTTTGGTGGAGTAGAGGCCTTTGCTTCCTTCGAAAACTATTACCTCACAGACCCTGAAAGAAAAAAAGATGATTGGACGCGTTGGACTACAACTTTCGCGCTTTTAACTGATAATTCAAGAATTCCGGCCATTGAAAATCAATTAAATGAATACATCTCGCTCCAAAATGAGGCAAGAGAAGATTTTCAGATAACTAATTTTTATTTAGATCCTTTGGTGGGTATGGCATCCAGAGCTTCCTCTGATGATGTGAGTGGCTGGACCTGGCAGGCCATGCATCCTATGGCTGTAATTGCACCAGCTATAATGGCCGGACTGCTTCTTTTATTGGCTTGCTTTAATTTTACGAATACAAGTATTGCTATGGCTGGCTCTCGATTAAAAGAGATTGGTCTTAGGAAAGTGATGGGTGGTATAAGGCTTCAATTGATAAGGCAATTTATGCTCGAAAGCCTTGTGCTATGCTTTATTTCATTAATACTTGGAGTAATTATAGCTGAATTATTAGTGCCGGCTTACGCTCAATTATGGGAGTTTGATTTACAATTAGTGTATTCTGAAAATCTGGGGTTATTTGGATTTTTAGGTGGAATGCTTGTTTTAACAGGATTACTCGCTGGTAGTTACCCCGCATTTTACATTAGTAAGTTTGAGCCGGTTACAATTCTAAAAGGCACCCAGAAATTTGGTGGTACAAGCCCGTTTACAAAGGTGTTACTTACCGGTCAATTGATCATCGCTTTACTGGCTATTATCGCAAGTATATCATTCATACAAAATGCCAAGTATCAGAAAGAGTTTGATATGGGCTATAAAGGTGACGGTATCATTCACGTTGCCTTTGATAACTACGATGAATATGAAGTCTATAAAAATGCTGCTGTAAATGATGGCAGAATTATTTCCACGACAGGATCACAAGATCAATTATTTGAAGCCTACAGAAATGATCCAATTAGATTTGAAGATCATCAGGAGGAGGTAGATATTTTAAAAGTAGATGAGAACTATCTCGAAACTATGAATATCAGACTGGCAGAAGGTAGAAATTTTGTAAAGGATAGTGAAACGGACATAAAAGAATCGATTCTGGTTACAAAAGAACTTGTGAAGCGCTTTAAATGGGATAACCCAATTGGCAAACGATTAGTTTGGGCAGATACTGTTCAATTGTTCGTAGTAGGTGTGATTGATGATGTATATACAAGATCGTTATGGAATCCATTAGAACCGATGATTTTAAGAATGTCTGCAAAAGAGGATTACAGATTTTTGACAGTAAATACAAGACCATCTGAAGTGGTTGAAGTGAATGAATATTTGGAAGCAAAATGGAAAGAAATATTTCCGGATAGGTTGTATACTGGCGAGTATATTAATCTTGAAGTTACCAGTGCCAATAATGTGAATAAAAACATTGTAACAATGTTTACCTTTTTAGGCTTAGTTGCCACGATACTATCTGTATCAGGATTATTTACACTTGTTTCATTACATATTCTTAAAAAGCTTAAAGAAGTGGCTGTACGTAAAGTATTGGGTGCGTCCGTTAGTAGTGTGGTGCTGAAATTAAACAAACAGTTTTTCATCATCATGCTAATTGCTATAGTGATTAGCTCAACTATCAGTTACTTCATGATTGGTGGATTAATGAGCTCTATCTGGGCGTATCATGTTGAGTTAGGAGCTTTCGTATTCTTAACATCAGGCTTAGTATTCTTATTAATTTCTACCCTAACCGTGGGAACAAAGGTGTATAGTGCAGCAGCATCTAATCCTGTTAACTCGTTAAGGAATGAATAA
- a CDS encoding ABC transporter permease produces MLKNYFKVALRNIQKQKFFSIINILGLSVGMAGALFISLYIYDELNFEKFNEKVDSIYRISLHGKLSEQEIYTTNSCPPLAQALIDEIPEVEESVRVRDMGEWIFRNGTLAFNEENVYAADSNFFSVFSFKMLHGNPQTALVEPNTMVLSSDLAIKYFGSETAALDQIMNIGNNKGEYKVTGIMENSRPDSHFNFDVILSMRSIPWLNNSNWLNNTLLTYYVLRPGGDPKAVDEKLEPIMARNVTPIMQQFVGKSLEEFREEGGIYEYFSFPLNDIHLYSDFEDEPTPTGDISYIYIMTGIGLFIILLACINFMNLTTARSAGRAKEVGLRKTLGSLRQTLIAQFLAESMIYSVFAGLISLLVVYLLLPSFNSLAGKSLTFVGILEPTILFTFLGLILIVGILAGSYPAFYLTSFKITEVLKGKLRAGMKSGAVRSVLVTFQFWISIVLIICTAIVFQQLAFIQNKNLGIDKEHILIIEDVSRLENDVQAFKNELVTNSFVMGASFSNNTYPGTTNNTVFKTTTSDQDYLAATHFSDYDHPKTLGFKMVEGRYFSEDFPADTAVVVVNQAAVKMFGWENPLESKIINFNFDEPTEMEVIGVTEDFSFENLKINVRPLILLLTKEANTLYLRYSGEKPENVLNALQGTWDKYANGEPLQYSFLDEEYDEAFRAEQRLGQVFTVFTIVAIFIACLGLFGLSAFMAEQRTKEIGIRKVMGASVWKVTGLMSKDFLRLVIIAFVLSIYPAYYAMDQWLNDFAFRIDISYWVFAISGIVAIGIAYLTVSYQSLKAAKVNPVESLRYE; encoded by the coding sequence ATGCTTAAAAACTATTTTAAAGTTGCCCTGCGCAACATCCAGAAACAGAAATTCTTTTCTATTATTAACATCTTAGGTCTTTCTGTAGGAATGGCCGGTGCCTTGTTCATTTCATTATATATTTATGATGAACTGAATTTTGAAAAATTCAACGAAAAAGTGGACAGTATTTATCGAATTAGTTTACACGGTAAATTATCTGAGCAAGAAATCTATACTACTAATTCATGTCCTCCTTTAGCTCAGGCGTTGATAGATGAGATTCCTGAAGTAGAAGAATCAGTACGTGTACGCGACATGGGCGAGTGGATCTTTAGAAATGGTACTTTGGCCTTTAATGAAGAAAATGTTTACGCAGCTGACTCCAACTTCTTTAGTGTATTCAGTTTTAAGATGCTGCATGGTAACCCGCAGACTGCTCTAGTTGAGCCTAATACAATGGTTCTATCCTCAGACCTGGCCATTAAATATTTTGGTAGCGAAACAGCGGCTCTGGATCAGATCATGAATATTGGTAATAATAAGGGTGAATATAAAGTGACTGGTATCATGGAGAATTCCAGACCTGATTCACATTTCAATTTTGATGTGATTCTGTCTATGCGGTCAATTCCCTGGTTGAACAATAGTAACTGGTTGAATAATACATTATTGACATACTATGTGCTAAGACCAGGCGGAGATCCAAAAGCTGTTGATGAAAAATTAGAGCCAATTATGGCGCGTAATGTTACTCCGATAATGCAGCAATTTGTGGGTAAATCTTTAGAGGAGTTTAGAGAAGAGGGTGGTATTTACGAGTATTTCAGCTTTCCTTTAAACGACATTCATTTGTACTCTGATTTTGAAGATGAACCAACACCAACTGGAGATATTTCTTATATCTATATCATGACAGGAATTGGCCTTTTCATAATCCTGCTTGCATGTATTAATTTTATGAACCTTACAACGGCCAGATCTGCCGGACGAGCCAAAGAAGTAGGATTGAGAAAAACATTGGGATCTCTAAGACAAACGCTTATTGCTCAATTCTTAGCCGAGTCTATGATATATTCTGTGTTTGCAGGACTTATTTCTCTATTAGTGGTTTACTTGTTACTACCTTCTTTCAATTCTTTGGCTGGTAAGTCTCTTACGTTTGTAGGTATTTTAGAACCTACAATTTTGTTCACTTTTTTAGGTCTGATTCTTATTGTAGGTATTCTCGCAGGCAGCTATCCGGCCTTTTACTTAACTAGTTTTAAAATAACAGAAGTACTCAAAGGAAAGCTGAGAGCAGGAATGAAATCCGGTGCAGTGAGAAGTGTACTAGTAACATTCCAGTTTTGGATATCTATTGTGCTGATCATTTGTACAGCCATAGTTTTTCAACAGCTTGCATTTATTCAAAACAAAAACTTAGGTATCGATAAAGAGCACATTTTAATTATCGAAGATGTAAGTCGTTTAGAGAATGATGTTCAGGCGTTTAAAAATGAATTGGTCACTAATTCTTTTGTAATGGGTGCAAGCTTTTCTAATAATACTTATCCTGGTACAACTAATAATACTGTTTTTAAGACAACAACCTCTGATCAGGATTATCTGGCGGCAACTCATTTTTCAGATTATGATCATCCTAAAACTTTAGGCTTTAAAATGGTTGAAGGGAGATATTTCTCAGAAGACTTTCCGGCTGATACTGCGGTAGTGGTTGTAAATCAAGCAGCCGTTAAAATGTTTGGTTGGGAAAATCCCTTGGAATCAAAAATCATCAACTTCAATTTCGATGAGCCCACTGAAATGGAGGTGATAGGGGTTACTGAAGATTTTAGTTTTGAGAATTTAAAAATTAATGTAAGGCCATTGATTCTATTACTAACCAAAGAGGCCAATACACTTTATTTAAGATATTCAGGTGAGAAACCGGAAAATGTGTTGAATGCTCTTCAAGGCACATGGGATAAGTATGCCAATGGCGAGCCTTTACAATATTCTTTCTTAGACGAGGAGTATGACGAGGCATTCAGAGCAGAGCAGCGTCTTGGTCAGGTATTTACAGTGTTCACCATAGTGGCCATTTTCATTGCTTGCCTTGGATTGTTTGGTTTATCAGCGTTTATGGCAGAACAACGAACCAAGGAAATTGGAATTAGAAAAGTGATGGGGGCCAGCGTATGGAAAGTTACCGGACTAATGTCAAAAGACTTCTTAAGATTGGTAATCATAGCCTTTGTTCTTTCAATCTATCCGGCATATTACGCCATGGATCAATGGCTCAATGACTTTGCCTTTAGGATTGACATTAGCTATTGGGTTTTTGCAATAAGTGGAATTGTTGCCATTGGTATTGCCTATTTAACTGTAAGCTATCAATCGCTTAAAGCAGCCAAAGTAAATCCGGTGGAGTCTTTGAGATACGAATAA